The sequence ATGATTCGTAcatttcttaaatataatagttgaattcttagtcaaatttaaaaaacaaaaaacaacttttaaaaagttattctttttgttttcaatattttcaatatttttttattggtttttttaaaCAATTCGTAGAATGTACAAAGCAAATGAAGAAGAATGAAGATGAAAGTAGTggttttatatttaattttaaaaaaccaagACGTTTACCAAACGAGACTTAAATACttgttatatatttattgtttttggAGATTTCATTATAAAGAGTTCAATCTCGAATGATATTTccgtatatttaatataatacgTTTTCGGTGCATTAGTCATgaagttaaaaattaaaagaaaattccaAGCATGTTTTGGTCATTAATATAAATTAGGGTCGGTAGGGTAAGTCGTCCTAGATAGGTAGCTAGCTAGCAATGTAAATggtttcacttttttttttaatcctttCATTTGTTTAATCATATTGTTTGGCATAAACCCATATAGAGTCGATCGACAAGCTTGATTAGTAAAAAGTAATGTTGggaattatatttaaattaaatttggttGGAGAAAAAGGAGTGTGAATTCATAAAGTTGATATGAAATTAATAGTTTTCTCTTTTTGACATTTCAAAGTAAATTTGGTTGGCTAAAAAGGCAtcacttcaaaaaaaaaaaaaaaaaaaaatctaacttAATTACAACTGGTGTCATCACAAATCTACGTGAGTATAACCTAATAACAAATATATCacgtatttttttctttaaggttgaaatatcaaattcaaaatgTATTACAATGTCGAACATTCTAACAGTAGTATAACTCTCATTGTTTTGTTATTGTTAGCATAATTTACACATAAACGTATCAATTTACcacatttgtttttttcttttcaaacgaTATTACATCAAAGAAACACATTTCAATAAGTTGTATAACTGCATACATAAACAAAAGTCGATACAGTGTCACATCAATTTTGACATAGCTAGTGTCATACACACTAACATTTTCCTATTGTTATTGAGTAGGATACCTAACCTTCAACCCAAcaaagtgattttttttttttttaaagtatacACACGTTTTAGTATGATTAATGGATGAAAGCGATACAtagatataaaaaataataatataagatatGGTATTGAGATGGAATGTAGGATTGTGATTGATTGAAATGGAAGAATAGAGGGGGAGATGGAATTGGGGGTTAAGtccaatgagattggagagaTATAGAAGTGGCCAAAGTAGGGAATGAATTGAGGTATGGAATGGACAATTTTGGGTCCACGTGATGGGTATCTCTTCTTCTCATGTATTTGTCCTTCCTTCATTCAATTTCTAGTTTTACACGTCCCTCTTTATGTTTTTAGTGCCTACATTCACTCCCTTCTCTCTTTCCTATGTGCatgttttctctctctctctctcaccaTTTTTCATTTCAATATCAAATCCTTTCCCTATTTTATACTCTTATTTCCAAACCTAATCAATGCTTccttttaatatattttaatgttGAGACGAACGGTCCGTTGTGTTGTTATTCATCATATTTAGTACGAGCTTTACATGCGTGTTTATAGAGTTATCTTGCTACTATTTTAGGTGGTTAGTCAGGATGTGACGTTTGAGAATTTCGTTTTTCGTTGTTTACATGACTCGAGGCTTTTATTAAGAAGACTCACGAGGGGTTATTTTTCGTGTGACTTTCGTTTGTTATTGAGTCATGTATGATTAGTCATTGTTCGTCGTTTCCTTCTTAAACagtgttttgtttgttttttgaCTTTAGGTTGGGAGGTACAATTTTGTAGTAATATAATATCGTTAAAATATACACATTAATATATGCTTGAGGTATGTTCATCGTGATTTCAATTCGATCTTCATTGTTGATGGCGAGTGTAAGATTGATGTGACACTCTATTAGACAAACATTTGATGAAAATATTGCTTTGACAGCTAGTTAGACATGGAAGCAATGAGATACAATACTTAAACTAGATTTGACAGTGATTTTACCTAACCATAACCCACTTTAACGAATATTAATTTATCGATTTACTGGAATCATTCGTCACGACAAGAAGCAATAATGAACTTGTCAAATCCTGTATTAATATCTAAAATTCTTATCGTACGCCTTTAACTACGGAGTTTGTTTCACACCATCTTCAAACAACTTGCTATCATACGTTAAAAGctataatataaataaagcATGAAAGGATGATTGTGCACCATACCACATGTGTCAAATCAAACATGTACGTGATTGTTTATATGCAAATAAATACACACAAAAATTTTCATTAGACAAAGAGAAATCTCATTGGAGTAACAAGAAGCAAAGTttggatttttatttttgtatggTATTAGTGGTaacattatttaatattaaagatagatataataataataataataataataataataataataataataataataataataataataataaaaaggttATACTTTTGAAtaggaaaataagaaaagaaaaaagggttgAAGAGAATTGGGAATAGTGTAAAAGCAAAAAAAATGAGATTGCCACAACCCAAAGCTAAGTTTACAACCATGAGCCTAAAAAGCGAATccaagagagaagaaaagaaaagtataGAAAAAAAGGGTCTGCCAAACAAAGCCTAACACAAACCCCACATTCCAACCAAACTCTGCTTTTCTCTTTTATGTTCTTTAACAAATACCATAGAGCCATACActaatcaaattcaaaattattatcCTCCAAAAACCCAAATCCAAAAACACCTCAAAAACAAAATGCAAAAAAACAAATcctatttttaaaatacccaaaaggaaaaaagaaagtttgaaGAACTCCCACGCTCTGTTCTCTTGCTTTGAGGACTCTGCAGGAAGTGCAACAAGGCCTGCTCCCAATTCTCAAagctaaaaattaaattttttttctcttttcccactttttaattttcttttttttttactgtttattGCCTTAAGATTCACCATTCCCATAAACCAAAACACATGCCCTTTCATTCCCCAACCTCATTTCATCATCTCCATcactttcttcctcttcttcttcttcttcacagtTTCCTTTGGTTTTTTTTCTCCTCTTAGTTCTCCATAGCCATTTTCTTCAtccgaggaagaagaagaagaaggagaagaaggagaagatgaTTACCCTTTCAGATTTCTACCATGTAATGACTGCAGTGGTTCCTCTTTATGTGGCTATGATTTTAGCTTATGGGTCTGTGAAATGGTGGAAGATCTTCACTCCTGATCAATGCTCTGGAATCAATCGTTTTGTTGCACTTTTTGCTGTTCCTCTTctatcttttcatttcatttccaCAAACAATCCCTACACTATGAACTTACGATTTATTGCTGCAGACACTCTCCAAAAACTCATTGTTCTTGCTGTTCTTGCTGTTTGGAGTAACATAAGTAAAAGGGGTTGTTTGGAATGGACGATTACTCTATTTTCTCTTTCCACTCTTCCCAATACTTTGGTTATGGGGATTCCTTTGCTTAAAGGGATGTATGGGGATTTTTCAGGGAGCTTGATGGTTCAGATTGTTGTACTTCAATGCATTATTTGGTACACATTGATGCTGTTCATGTTTGAATATAGAGGAGCCAGAATGCTGATTTCTGAACAGTTTCCAGATACTGCTGGTTCTATAGTCTCAATCCATGTCGATTCTGACATTATGTCGTTAGATGGAAGGCAAGTTTTGGAAACAGAAGCTGAGATTAAAGAAGATGGGAAGCTTCACGTGACTGTGAGGAAATCAAATGCTTCAAGATCAGATATCTTCTCAAGAAGATCAGTTGGGTTGTCTTCTACAACTCCACGCCCTTCAAACTTAACCAATGCAGAGATTTACTCTTTGCAATCATCTCGAAATCCCACTCCTAGAGGCTCAAGTTTCAACCACACTGATTTTTACTCTATGATGGCTGCTGGTGGAAGAAACTCCAACTTTGGCTCTTCTGATGTTTATGGCCTTTCGGCGTCGAGAGGTCCGACACCTAGGCCGTCTAATTACGAGGAGGAAGGCGGCGGTAACGGTGGGAAGCCGAGGTTTCATTACAATGCTACAACAGGGGGCAATGCTAATGCAAATGCTAATGTAAATGCTAATGTAAA comes from Cucumis melo cultivar AY chromosome 12, USDA_Cmelo_AY_1.0, whole genome shotgun sequence and encodes:
- the LOC103502271 gene encoding probable auxin efflux carrier component 1c isoform X1 codes for the protein MITLSDFYHVMTAVVPLYVAMILAYGSVKWWKIFTPDQCSGINRFVALFAVPLLSFHFISTNNPYTMNLRFIAADTLQKLIVLAVLAVWSNISKRGCLEWTITLFSLSTLPNTLVMGIPLLKGMYGDFSGSLMVQIVVLQCIIWYTLMLFMFEYRGARMLISEQFPDTAGSIVSIHVDSDIMSLDGRQVLETEAEIKEDGKLHVTVRKSNASRSDIFSRRSVGLSSTTPRPSNLTNAEIYSLQSSRNPTPRGSSFNHTDFYSMMAAGGRNSNFGSSDVYGLSASRGPTPRPSNYEEEGGGNGGKPRFHYNATTGGNANANANVNANVNHYPAPNPGMFSPTGSKNAQPNNAKKPANGKTEDGSRDLHMFVWSSSASPVSDVFGNHEFGAHNDQKDVRLAVSPGKVDGRRENQEEYAEREDFSFGNREMMNSNNNGGVGVGVGGTEKVGDIKPKTMPPTSVMTRLILIMVWRKLIRNPNTYSSLIGLTWSLVSFRWNVEMPAIIAKSISILSDAGLGMAMFSLGLFMALQPRIIACGNSIAAFSMAVRFLTGPAVMAVASIAVGLRGVLLRVAIVQVTLFSLSSDIASYLAFSTSLHSKNFFPFKKKTTYIFIFSFGLFIQMGIEKN
- the LOC103502271 gene encoding probable auxin efflux carrier component 1c isoform X2, whose amino-acid sequence is MITLSDFYHVMTAVVPLYVAMILAYGSVKWWKIFTPDQCSGINRFVALFAVPLLSFHFISTNNPYTMNLRFIAADTLQKLIVLAVLAVWSNISKRGCLEWTITLFSLSTLPNTLVMGIPLLKGMYGDFSGSLMVQIVVLQCIIWYTLMLFMFEYRGARMLISEQFPDTAGSIVSIHVDSDIMSLDGRQVLETEAEIKEDGKLHVTVRKSNASRSDIFSRRSVGLSSTTPRPSNLTNAEIYSLQSSRNPTPRGSSFNHTDFYSMMAAGGRNSNFGSSDVYGLSASRGPTPRPSNYEEEGGGNGGKPRFHYNATTGGNANANANVNANVNHYPAPNPGMFSPTGSKNAQPNNAKKPANGKTEDGSRDLHMFVWSSSASPVSDVFGNHEFGAHNDQKDVRLAVSPGKVDGRRENQEEYAEREDFSFGNREMMNSNNNGGVGVGVGGTEKVGDIKPKTMPPTSVMTRLILIMVWRKLIRNPNTYSSLIGLTWSLVSFRWNVEMPAIIAKSISILSDAGLGMAMFSLGLFMALQPRIIACGNSIAAFSMAVRFLTGPAVMAVASIAVGLRGVLLRVAIVQAALPQGIVPFVFAKEYNVHPDILSTGVIFGMLVALPITLVYYILLGI